A genomic segment from Desulfobotulus mexicanus encodes:
- a CDS encoding ATP-dependent Clp protease adaptor ClpS, producing the protein MGGMNTEFEESLEELLGEEHEKDHPPLYKVLLHNDDYTTMDFVVEVLVSIFHKTPEEAMDIMLSVHRKGVGLCGVYTHEIAESKVEAVTLHARTHGFPLRTTMEKES; encoded by the coding sequence ATGGGTGGGATGAATACGGAATTTGAAGAGTCTCTGGAAGAACTCCTTGGGGAAGAGCATGAAAAAGATCATCCCCCCCTTTATAAAGTACTTCTGCACAATGATGATTATACTACCATGGATTTTGTTGTTGAAGTTCTGGTTTCCATTTTCCATAAGACACCGGAAGAGGCAATGGATATCATGTTAAGTGTCCATCGGAAGGGTGTGGGGCTTTGTGGCGTCTATACCCATGAAATAGCAGAAAGCAAGGTTGAGGCCGTGACCCTCCATGCCAGGACCCATGGGTTTCCCCTGAGAACGACGATGGAGAAGGAATCATGA
- the clpA gene encoding ATP-dependent Clp protease ATP-binding subunit ClpA: MISKELSATLGFAVREAKKRRHEYVCVEHVLFAILHDAAGIEILEACGGDIRKLKKRLETFFRERMESLPDDTDYVLQQTVGFQRMIQRAVNHARSAEKNKVSVGDILASIFQEKDSHAAFYLEREGITRLEVLTYISHGMDTGSPAASPDQKTGEAEGAKEDPLGSYTLDLVAHAASGRMDPLVGRSAELERTLQVLCRRRKNNPIFVGDPGVGKTALAEGLAQRIYKGEVPFSLKECRIFSLDMGALLAGTKFRGDFELRLKKVIEALKQQKNAILFIDEIHTIVGAGATSSGSMDASNLLKPSLGSGEFRCIGSTTYEEFKNHFQKDRALSRRFEKIEIAEPDEEACIKILEGLKDRYEKHHDITYEPEAIEAAVKLSARYLNDRFLPDKAIDVMDEAGAMYALKRSESRSARSVITEKDVEGVISRMARIPARSVSGSDKKRLGRLEDRLKDVVFGQDSAISALVTAIKRSRSGLGNPEKPVGSFLFTGPTGVGKTEVARQLASVMGIHFVRYDMSEYMEKHAVSRLIGAPPGYVGFEQGGLLTDEIRKHPHAVLLLDEIEKAHPDVFNILLQVMDYARLTDNNGKHADFRNVVLIMTSNVGAREMATASIGFGSSSRDDAEKGKSAVNRMFSPEFRNRLDDTLAFLPLDQKVMEQVVEKFMGLLRTQLSERKVSLRLSAKARQWLAIKGYDSKFGARPLDRLIQTEVKDRLADALLFGDLASGGTVSIGVKQDRLTFSFKALQAESL; the protein is encoded by the coding sequence ATGATCAGCAAAGAGTTAAGTGCCACTTTGGGTTTTGCCGTACGTGAAGCAAAGAAACGCCGCCATGAGTATGTTTGTGTGGAGCATGTACTTTTTGCCATCCTTCACGATGCCGCAGGGATTGAAATTCTGGAAGCCTGCGGTGGGGATATCCGGAAACTTAAAAAACGGCTGGAGACCTTTTTCCGGGAGCGTATGGAAAGTCTTCCCGATGATACGGATTATGTGCTGCAGCAGACCGTCGGTTTTCAGCGTATGATACAAAGGGCGGTCAATCATGCCCGGAGTGCGGAAAAAAACAAGGTCAGTGTAGGTGACATTCTTGCTTCAATTTTTCAGGAAAAGGATTCCCATGCGGCCTTTTATCTGGAGCGTGAGGGCATTACCCGCCTGGAAGTTCTGACCTACATTTCCCACGGAATGGACACGGGTTCGCCCGCTGCCAGTCCTGATCAGAAGACCGGTGAGGCGGAAGGGGCAAAGGAAGATCCCCTTGGCAGTTATACCCTTGACCTTGTGGCCCATGCAGCTTCAGGACGCATGGATCCTCTTGTGGGGAGAAGTGCTGAACTGGAGCGTACCCTGCAGGTGCTTTGCAGAAGGCGTAAAAACAACCCGATTTTTGTGGGAGATCCAGGGGTTGGTAAAACCGCCCTTGCCGAAGGGCTGGCCCAGAGAATTTATAAAGGTGAAGTGCCTTTTTCCCTGAAGGAATGCCGGATTTTTTCTCTGGATATGGGAGCCCTTCTTGCGGGTACCAAATTCAGGGGCGATTTTGAGCTGCGTTTAAAAAAGGTGATTGAGGCCTTAAAACAACAGAAAAATGCTATTTTATTCATTGATGAGATTCATACCATTGTGGGTGCAGGGGCCACCAGTTCCGGCTCCATGGATGCTTCCAATCTTCTTAAGCCTTCCCTTGGATCTGGGGAATTCCGCTGCATAGGTTCCACAACCTATGAGGAATTCAAAAATCATTTCCAGAAGGACAGGGCGCTTTCCAGGCGTTTTGAAAAAATTGAGATCGCAGAACCCGATGAAGAAGCCTGCATAAAAATCCTTGAAGGCCTTAAGGATCGTTATGAAAAACACCATGATATCACCTATGAGCCGGAGGCCATAGAGGCGGCTGTCAAGCTTTCAGCACGTTATCTGAATGATCGTTTTCTGCCGGATAAAGCCATTGATGTGATGGATGAAGCAGGTGCCATGTATGCCCTCAAACGATCCGAAAGCCGTTCAGCGAGGTCGGTCATTACGGAAAAGGATGTGGAGGGTGTTATTTCCCGCATGGCCAGAATTCCGGCCAGAAGTGTTTCCGGTTCCGATAAAAAACGGCTCGGGCGGCTGGAAGATCGTCTTAAGGATGTGGTCTTCGGACAGGACAGTGCCATATCAGCCCTTGTGACGGCCATCAAACGTTCCCGTTCCGGCCTTGGAAATCCTGAAAAACCCGTGGGTTCATTTTTGTTCACAGGCCCTACCGGCGTGGGTAAAACAGAGGTGGCAAGGCAGCTGGCATCGGTCATGGGTATCCATTTTGTACGCTATGACATGAGTGAATACATGGAAAAGCATGCGGTTTCCCGTCTGATCGGTGCTCCTCCCGGTTATGTGGGTTTTGAGCAGGGCGGGCTTCTTACCGATGAGATACGCAAACATCCCCATGCGGTTCTTCTTCTGGATGAGATTGAAAAGGCCCATCCCGATGTGTTCAATATTCTGCTGCAGGTGATGGATTATGCAAGGCTTACGGATAATAATGGCAAACATGCGGATTTCAGGAATGTGGTGCTGATCATGACATCCAATGTGGGTGCAAGGGAAATGGCCACAGCTTCCATTGGTTTTGGTTCCTCAAGCAGGGATGATGCAGAAAAAGGGAAATCTGCGGTGAACCGCATGTTTTCTCCGGAGTTCAGAAACAGGCTGGATGATACCCTTGCCTTTCTTCCTCTGGATCAGAAGGTGATGGAACAGGTGGTGGAAAAGTTCATGGGGCTTCTCCGTACACAGCTTTCAGAACGTAAGGTGTCTTTAAGGCTGAGCGCCAAGGCCCGTCAGTGGCTTGCCATAAAAGGTTATGATTCCAAGTTTGGTGCAAGACCCCTTGACCGCCTCATTCAGACGGAAGTCAAGGATAGGTTGGCTGATGCCTTGCTCTTTGGCGATCTTGCATCCGGCGGCACCGTTTCCATCGGGGTGAAACAGGACAGGCTGACCTTCAGTTTCAAGGCTCTTCAGGCGGAAAGTCTTTAA